AGGGAAAACTATACATGGGGCCTTACTTCCGTCAAATTGCCTCCTGGATTAGATGGAGTAAAGCTTCTTGACACTGTTGCCAGTGAATATAATGTTATCATGGCCGGTGGTCAGAACCATCTTAAAGGCAAAATTGTCCGTATGGGGCACATGGGCTATGTTGACTGGCCAGATCTGCTTGCCGGACTGCACGCCTTGAGAAGCGTTATAATCAGACAGGGAGGCTACAGTGCATCCCGAGATTATCTGGAAAAGGCCATGGCAGCTTATGAACAGGCCATGAAGGATATAACAGGTAATGAAACTGTTTAGTAACTTACCGTTCAATCCTGTAGAAAAAAAGAAATTGTTATCAGTTAATAGTTAATTGTTGAAGAACAAAAGGCTGAATTCACTGCCTTACCCTGATAACAGATAACAAATAACAGATAACAGGGTTGTGGGCACAGCCCGCACTATATCTTTATAAGTAAAGCTGAAGACAGGCCCTCGGAAAAGCCAGCCCCATGTCGCATCCAAAGGTCTAAACGATTATTAGATAAATTATTTTTTTGTCAGGAGGTAATAATGAGCCAGGAACAAGAAGAAATTAAAGTAACAGATCGCAGAATAAAGTTTGACGAGGAGACTACTGAGCAGGACTCCCGTGAACCTGAGGCTGAGAATGAAGCCCGGGAAAGCCATGCAAAAAAAATGGAGCGCAAAAAAGTGGCTGAGGACTACGACAAGGCTTCAGCCGGGGATGAGACTCCAATGCCCCAGGTGGATTTTTTTACCTTTGTGCTTTCCCTGAGTTCATCGGCCCTGATGCATCTCGGTGAAATACCTGAGCAGGCAGGAGGAGAGGTTAAAGTGAATCTGCCCATGGCCAAACACACAATAGACATTCTGGCCATGATTGAAGAAAAGACCAAAGGCAATCTGTCTGCAGAAGAAGAAAAAATGCTTAAAGATTTCCTGTTTGAGGTCAGAATGAAGTATGTTCAGAAGTCAACTTGAAATAATTTGAATAAATTCTATTTATCCCCCTAAAGTCTTATGCGGCAATGACCGAACAATATTAACAGGTAGTTGTTTTCGGTTCCCGAGACTGTATAGGAGGTTTAGCATGGAAATACAGGCAGGACTCGGAATGGCCGGTATGATGAATGCCCTTGAAAGTCAAGGTATGGGCGCTCAGCTCATAAATCAGACAGTGAATAACCAGAATGCTCAGCAAGGAGCACAGGTAGCGCAGAATGCGCAGGCTCAGGCCTCTGATAATGCCCCTGCACGCGGGGCAAGTGGCCAGGGGGAGTTAATAAACAAAATTGTATAGAACGGGCTGAATTGAGTCTGTTTAAATTGAGGGGAATCGAAAACAACACTCCCCTGTAGCTTTGTAAGCTAAAAGACCAGCCAAAAGGCTGGTCTTTTTTTTGATATTTTGGAAGTTTATAGTCCCAACTTGCAGTCCTTGCCGTCTTCACAATAGTTGCGAATGAACTGGCCTAATTGAATACCCAGGTTGAAGCATTTAATCCCTGCCTGGCACTCCTCAATGTCTTTTTCTTCAAGGTGCGTAGCCAGTTCATGTTCATTTTTTTTGAATTTGGCCAGCCAGGACTGAGTGGCGGCATCTTGTTCTAAATCAAAAGTCAGACCGTATTTTTGAATTTCCGGAAAAAGCCCCTCAATCTTTGTCTTAAGTTCGTCTTTGTTAACTGACATCTTGTCCTCCTTTAATTTTTATTACAGTTATCAGTTTAGAGATTACAAGTAACTTCAAGGTAGACGCGGCATCCAGCCGCCTGTTTTGAATAGCCTGCTGGATGCAAACGCCACTTAATAAAGGCGGTTACTTGTGGGTTTGGTTTGGGGTTCGCCCTGTTGGACGTTTTCAATCAACTGAAAAAAATATAAACGATAATTACAAAAAAAACAATGAATTCTTTATCCAACAACTTATCGCTACAGTAAAACTTAGTATCTGTGGGTGTTTTGCACTTGATGCGGGTTGTCAGTACCTGTGTCCCATCCACAGGTCTAAACTGTTAT
This genomic window from Desulfonatronovibrio magnus contains:
- a CDS encoding DUF1844 domain-containing protein; the encoded protein is MSQEQEEIKVTDRRIKFDEETTEQDSREPEAENEARESHAKKMERKKVAEDYDKASAGDETPMPQVDFFTFVLSLSSSALMHLGEIPEQAGGEVKVNLPMAKHTIDILAMIEEKTKGNLSAEEEKMLKDFLFEVRMKYVQKST